A stretch of Dehalococcoidia bacterium DNA encodes these proteins:
- a CDS encoding sigma-70 family RNA polymerase sigma factor: MPDDSLLDRARRGDLAAFNALVEEHQAIVYNVCLRMLGSPAAAEDAAQEAFISAWRNLGSLRGDQFRAWLLRIAANACRDELRRRSRRPAASLQAAFEEGMAEPADPEPAPETSLLSAELRGQVQEALLLLPEDQRLAVVLCDLQGLEYDEIARVTGTNIGTVKSRLSRGRARLRALLLAKPELLPEHFRLKSEGRT, translated from the coding sequence GTGCCTGACGACTCGCTCCTCGACCGCGCCCGCCGGGGCGATCTCGCTGCTTTCAACGCCCTCGTCGAGGAGCACCAGGCCATCGTCTACAACGTCTGCCTGCGCATGCTCGGCAGCCCGGCCGCGGCCGAGGACGCCGCCCAGGAGGCCTTCATCTCCGCCTGGCGCAACCTCGGCAGCCTGCGCGGCGACCAGTTCCGCGCCTGGCTGCTGCGCATCGCCGCCAACGCCTGCAGAGACGAGTTGCGGCGCCGCTCCCGCCGCCCGGCCGCCTCCCTGCAGGCCGCCTTCGAGGAGGGCATGGCCGAGCCGGCAGACCCCGAGCCCGCGCCCGAGACCTCCCTCCTCAGCGCCGAGCTCCGCGGCCAGGTCCAGGAGGCCCTCCTGCTCTTGCCTGAGGACCAGCGACTCGCCGTCGTCCTCTGCGACCTCCAGGGCCTCGAATACGACGAGATCGCCCGCGTCACGGGCACGAACATCGGCACCGTGAAGTCACGGCTCAGCCGCGGCCGCGCGCGCCTCCGGGCCCTTCTGCTGGCGAAGCCGGAACTATTGCCGGAGCACTTTCGTCTTAAATCCGAGGGACGCACGTGA